Genomic DNA from Hordeum vulgare subsp. vulgare chromosome 2H, MorexV3_pseudomolecules_assembly, whole genome shotgun sequence:
cgtggtacacggtctcgtcgacggtagtcgttcgctcgacgTCGTGGAtcacggtcttcacatcggtagtcgatcacgtctttGTCGATGTTCGGGCttcgtcgaggatgtcgtggttcCCGGCGAACTTGTCGATGAACTACGACAGGCAGGGAAGGTGCACACGACCTTCGTCGTCGGTAACCACCGACACAACAGCAACACCGGCGGGAGCAACTAACAGCAAGCTACGGCGACACAACAACATGGCAAACTAGCACTATCTAGCAGCAGTCTACAAGCAGCAGCTGCAACATCTACCCACGGCAGCAAAACGGCAAGCATCAAAGCAACATCTACAGCAACCTGCAGCTATCTAACAACAGCACTAGGCAACGACCACTCCTGGCAACAGCAAGCAGCATAGCACTAAGCTATGGCACAAATAGCCTAGCAGCAAACAGAAACTACTGCTAGCAACTAACAGCAGCATGCCGGCAGCACGAACAACAGCCACAACGGCGGCATGCATCGGACAGCAGCAGCCTCGGCAAGCAATAGCAGCAGCTCTCGGCAGCAACAGCACATGCAGGCAAGCAGCTAGCTCGGCATCGCGGCACAGCAAGCAGTAGAGCAGCGGCAAACAGCAAGCAGTCGGCAGCGGCATGCAACAGGCAATCTGCAAAGCAGCAAGAGCGACGGCTACCACATCGGCAGGGCAAGCAACAACAGCAAACGCAACAGCGGCAGCGGCGCATCGacatgagcaacacggagcagcaGCTTCGGCAGGGCAAGGCAACGGGTGGAGGCGAGGCGAGCTGGCGCCACGACAGCGGCCAGCGAGGTCCTTGCCTGCAGGCGAGGTCGAGGGGAGGCTGGCGAGGCGGAGCAGCACGCGGGGAGGCCGGCGAGCGGCTTCTGCGAGGCCTAGAGGCGGCGGCCACGCGAGGGGGCGCGGGGCAGAGTAGCTCGGGCAGGGGAGCagggaggcggcgcgaggagagcGGCGGTCGGCGagcagggaaggagagggaggaggaatcaGGAGGCGAGCTCTGGAGGGGCTGCGCGAGGGGGAAGAGCGAGAGGGGCTCGGCAGGAGGGAAGGATGACGGCGCTGCGGGAGGACGAAAGGGATCGAGGGGGCGCTAGGGCAGAGGGGCCGGTCcagctgggccttggccggctgggcctctccctctcttttggttttgtttttttctctattttttaaaagaaaacagcaaCACCAAAAGGAAAGGATTTTTTTATAACAAAGATAAAGAAATACTTtttaactcctttcaaacaaatcgcactataagaaatagttttgggcatttttaaagaaataaaaatgaaacctttttcttaagaattaaataaaacccttttaacaagaaaataaaaataaaccccttttaaaggagaaaaggaaaagagactttattttgtaaaataaaacaagaggagaaataaaagaaaaacccaaggggttgcccccacatttaataaaaggatttttaaaagaagacgaatttattttgaaggggttaaaactgaaatctttagcaaaaccacaaaaatatatTAGAGAGAAGAGAAGGGTATTAGGTCCACGGGTAACAGGttttgaagcggctctgttgcacccaatctcatcacgccaacgaacaacgccacactcacaagcactcacaagcaacaacacatagcaacaagcaacaccgacaaaacacaattgacatgatgccatgcatgatgcgatgatgcaaactacatgaagaggccacaaaataaaataaccacatgacggaaacggaaataaagggggaatcttctggatggtcggtctcgggctgtcacagagccactaacgagattcttcttgattgcggggacatgctgcacgttcttcagctgcatgaTCCTTCccaaagtaaacttcagatcgaccttgccaacaccaagaaaagaagcactcgcgccattccccatcaatacagaCCCTCTGTTTGTGACctggtaagaagagaacaatgagatgtgagcacacacatgaatatttgcacctgtgtCCACCCACCAGCCGATCGATTGACAAACCGAAAATATATTAGACAAATTACCGTACCGAGATGCACCATTTTCATTGTTGCTAACAATCATATTGGCGGACTTGGAGTCCCGCcctggcttcttgtacttgtttggacaTTTACTGGCCCAATGTTCCTCAGAACCACAATTGAAGCAACTATcttctttcttgttcttcttgaaggTATTCTTACCCTTATTCTTAAAGTCGGTATGTTGTTGGACAAaattcttccccttgggcttgtgggaattgaagttcctctgatgtaccatattggcaacagAAGGACCTTCAACCGTTTTTTCGTGCAAGtcatttgctctcgagttctgctcaacactcagatggccgatatcATGATATCCTCTATTAAGaattcacgcctctgatgtttcagagtggtagcaaagttcctttaggaattagggagcttagcaattatacatccCGCGACAAATTTGCCCGGTAAATCGCACTtcagaacctcaagttctttagcaatgcatattatctcatgagcttgttccaatacagaatggTTCTCAACTACTTTGTAatcatggaactgctccataacatacatctcgcgCCCAACATCGGTGGCcctgaatttagattcgagcaccTCCCACAATTCTTTGGCAACGTGcacatgtaaatatgcatcaaccagcttatctccgatcacgcttaaAACTGCTCAAGAAAGAAGACGATGGCCTCCTTGAACGTCTTCTCTTGTTCAGGATTGAGCGTTCCCGTAGGGATCACACCGGCTAGCCACAACACCTTCATAGTCGTGAACCATAAGGTGGTTcttgtttgccaacgcttgaaataagtgccggtaaacttatccggttttagTGCAACAGCAAAACtactactcgaaaaattcctacacacattaggtttttggattgttgagtaaatatgcaattttctgaatagattaatccatgaaataatcacTAACATGGCATTAACTAGATTCATGACATATTCACGAGCAGGATAAACGAGTTATACACAGTAGCGGATgctgccttcttctcggctttgGCCTTCTCACGaacgagacggtcagcttcggatGGTgaggacatggcgatgacgaaggCGACACGGATGTAGATGAAGCAAacagacggaggcgagcagtcacgtgatcgctccccaaaaatctAATCGCCCTCTCCCGTATAGGatccggagaggcggggtttcgaagGCCTGCTCCCCCGTCGACCGAGAGACGCGGTGAACGGGATGGGGTCGCCGCTGGCGGCAGCAACAAAGGAATGAggagtaggtatgagctcggctcggctcattcccgtaaCCCGAGGCGAGGCTAGGCGGGCGAGGAGGAGTGCGCaagggcctcttctcttctcatgctacAATATCATGTAGaatagagacccttataaaggggtccaactcccTCTCCACTAGCAAGGTGAGACTAAACTTCTCACCACTAgtagtcatgccaccacctacatgggcccttgaagATTTCTGAAATTGTCTCATGGGCCCTCGGCCCATCACAGATTTCAACGCTTCTTCGGTGTGGAACAATGCGGTAACATCATATGGCATATGGACACCAATTGGTTTTTGGAGATTACTCCCAACCTGAAATCGTGTAGTGAATGTTTCATGGGTTGTATTCATGGTCTCATGGTCTCATGTTCTCATCAAACTAAAAAAGGTAGGGTCCGTTGTCTAGCACGATAAAATTGAATAAGGGGTGGCACCACCACCAATAATCACGCGGATCTTGGTTTTATCTTGCATGACTCTTTAGTGAGAAAAGAAGGAAGAACTTGTCTTTTTTTTTAATTACCTTCCTCTCGTATGTATATGAAGGAATTCATTCTTTTTTAAACCATACCATCCTTTTTAGTATATTTAAGGATTTTTTGATAGCTAACCACGTATGCCATGCGGTCATCGTTTTTAGTATaaacaaggaggaagaaagaagaaaacaagaCGGTCCAGCAGGTGTCCTCCCTCCATGAAAATTTTGCTGTGATACCTCTTTTAGATGATGATTAAACTTGAAGAGattgagaaaaacaagctgaccgTGACTGCAGACCTTATGcaactacttcctccgtcccaaaattcttgtcctaaatttgtttagaaatggatgtatgtaaatactaaaacgtgattagatacattcatatctagacaaatttaaaataagaattttgaaacgaagggagtattaaTTATCAGCGACTAGGTCTAGGTGAGAACTTCCAAAAACTGCGGAATATCTTGTATGATAGCCACCTTGGATGCCAAATTGGCAAAGGAAAAATAAGAGAGGGTCGAATTCACATGGATCAgccggaaaaagaagaagaacaagacacaTACAtggataagatgatggtacacagcaatacgtcactatgaacaagaaagaTCGAGGTCGAAAGATCTAATTAAGTAATAGGAGAGACAAGTAAAGCCAATGAGTAAACAAAAACTGTACATATGTTTTTCAACTCCTCCTGCTTCAAATCTTGTTGTCGAGCTTTGACGGCGCGACAAGAGGGTTCTGCTGCGCCATCATCTCACGGCCGGCCTTCTTGTAGTCGAAGCCGCACGCGTGCCCGTCCGCGTAGCGGTGCAGCGAGCAGTAGGTGCCACCGCAGCGGCACGCGAACCCCAGCAGCCCCACCTTCTTCTTGCACGCCATGCACCTGGCCGGCGCCGCCTTCTTTGGTGGCGCATCGGCCGCCGGTGCAGCATCAGCACCAGCTGCAGCGGCAGAGTCCTGCTCCTGCAGGCTCACCGACTTCTTGAAGGCCAGGATGAGGTCGTCGGTATTGATCTTCCCCTCGACGGCGGGGGCAGCCACGTCTGTGGACTTGAGGTGGTCGCGGTAGCACTTGGAGCACATGCTCTTGGTCGCCGCGCTCCCGTAGAACCCGCAGCCGTTCGCGCACAGCGGCGGCGCGGCGCCGCCGGTGGCGGCCTGCGTCGACGACTCCTGCCCGTGCGCCATGTATAGCCCCTGATCCAATCGAAAAGGACGATCGTCTCTTGTTCGAGTATTACGGGAGTCGGTGAATCTCGCGCTCGTTGGTTGCCGCCGTGCGTGGGTGCTTTGTTGACGAGACGTGCTCTGGAATTCCGAGACGTATAAAAGGTCGGCCGCGCGTGACCGGGAGAATTCCGAGACGTGCTCTGGAACCTTCCGGTTGATCTTTGATGAAGCCACGCAGTGGCCTTTTCGGCTTCGGTAATAGTATCCATGTCCGAAGGGAAACAGTTGCCAGCAGGGGCGGACCCACAAATTTTATGGACTGGGGGTGAATAATCGGAGTGGAGACACTTATTGTATAAATTTAAAAAATTTCGAAAAAATCTTGTAAAATATAAGCAACTTTTACTGAAATTTCAAAAATTAAGTGGGGGACTGGGCACCCACTCAGCACTACGTAGGTCCGCCCCTGGTTGCTAGACCTCCTccgagatttcatggcctcgcgtCATCTCCGTTGTCGACACTTCTGAGGGCATGTACAACGCGCCAGCCTGGACGGGTGTTTCACGCATTCCATGTTGGAGACAAGCCACCGTAGACAAGGCTAACCAAAAAGATAGTAGCTTGCAGGTGGTTTTTTTTTCACTGTTGTGACCCACGAGACGAAAATAATGCATAAAATGAACTTGATCTGAAtctatttcacgatctgacccttttagaaaTGCCAGAACCCGTGACGTTGCTGGTGTACATAGAAACGTCAGTCTACCGTGACGTTTTTGGTCCACATTCAGACGCCAATCTAGCTCGCGTTGCAGATCACCTAGAAACGCCATCCTCACTGACGTTTCTACACAGGAACCAAACGCCATTAAACATGGCGTTTCTTACCTAGGAGCCTAGTTTCATAGAAGTACCAAAGTCATGGGGAAGGCCTACCACAAGAAGTTAGGCGTGCACAAGACGGCCACCGCCGGCACGGGCGCCGGGAAGGGCAAGGTCATGAGGGCCGGGAAGGGCAAGGCCATGAGCGCCGGCACCAGTAAGCGCGCTAGGGGGCCGGAGCGGGAGGAGGCGCGAAGGCAGTAGGTGGTGCTGGGGGCTGGGGAGGCGCGTCGACGTTCTCTGCCGCCGAGCATAGCACCTTCGAGACGGTAAGCTGGCAAACTTACCGATCATTAACCATTACGCATTCTTCCACGACGGCCACCGTCGGGGAAGGGAAGAGCAAGGGCGCCGGCGACGGCAACGCTAAGCGCTCCGGAGCTATAAAAGGTGCATTATTCTCTCCCACCGCCCATGGCTCCTTTGAGACCGACCATAGCACCTTTGATACAGTAAGCCGGCGAACTTAGCTACCACCACCGTTATGCAGTTTTATGGAATGGCACGACTTGATTAACACTTTGCGTTATGTGTATTCGTCTAGGCCACGCAGACCATGAATGAGCACTACGATGAGGAGGAGAACCTCGGTTTGACCATGGATTATCAGGAAGATGGCATGCAGGACCATGAACTAGTGTCTGATGTAGACGCCGAAGGCGATGATGGCAGTGGCGGTGGTGGTCATGATGACGTCGGGGTTGACGACTATGATGATGTCAGTGCCGGGAGTGACCACTTCAGAGACGatgactactactacgacgacgtTGTCGGGGGATTTGACGATGGCTACGATCCAGGTGATGCTGGGGATGGAGCTGACGACTGGTGGTAGTGATCGATGACTCAGGAATTTGAGGCATAAGGCATCTACAAAGTCTTGGTGTTTTTTTTGGAGAGTACGCCAATGGCGTACCATATTTTTATAGAAGGCAGAAAAAATA
This window encodes:
- the LOC123429542 gene encoding zinc finger A20 and AN1 domain-containing stress-associated protein 9-like, with the translated sequence MAHGQESSTQAATGGAAPPLCANGCGFYGSAATKSMCSKCYRDHLKSTDVAAPAVEGKINTDDLILAFKKSVSLQEQDSAAAAGADAAPAADAPPKKAAPARCMACKKKVGLLGFACRCGGTYCSLHRYADGHACGFDYKKAGREMMAQQNPLVAPSKLDNKI
- the LOC123429544 gene encoding fibroin heavy chain-like is translated as MGKAYHKKLGVHKTATAGTGAGKGKVMRAGKGKGAGAGGGAKAVGGAGGWGGASTFSAAEHSTFETVSWQTYRSLTITHSSTTATVGEGKSKGAGDGNAKRSGAIKGALFSPTAHGSFETDHSTFDTATQTMNEHYDEEENLGLTMDYQEDGMQDHELVSDVDAEGDDGSGGGGHDDVGVDDYDDVSAGSDHFRDDDYYYDDVVGGFDDGYDPGDAGDGADDWW